The genomic segment GTTGCAAATAGCCAATGGGATGGTCAAACCAAGGAGGCCCTTACCTATCCCTGTCCcatcacccaccacacacacaaatagggaggaggaggaggagtgtggaTTAAAATACCAAAAGCTTGAGAAAACCTACCTCTCAAAAGATTAAATGTAATTATGAGTCAGAGAATACGTAAATGGgagtaaaactatataaaaaaaaaagtacaaaaaggaataaataaatgaaaacccacAAGGAAGTCGGTTGAAACTCAAGGTAACGAATAATGAATACGTGACGGCGTCTGGCTTTCCTTGTCACGGCCAAGTACTATCCAAGTGACGTTGTTGAATGGGCTATTCGAACGACAGTTACAGTATAATCACGTGATTCCAATCAAACATAAGTTCCACACCTGACGTTGTTGTTTTACATTCAACGAACGATACATGTAACGTGACTTCAATCAACATATATTTCCACACTGGACGGGTGGTTTGAgctggctgccaatccggtggtccgaagttcgattcccagctctgccaaagcggaatcagaggaatttatttctggtgataaaaaattcacttctcggatcccacaataaattgtagttcccgttgctaggtaaccaattggttcctagcccagtaaaaatatttaatccttcgggccagccctggagagctgttaatcagctcagtggtctggttaaactaagatatactgaactttttTAACTTCAATCAGCTTCCACCCAGCCACCCTTTCTTCTTCTGactcctactcctcttcctcctcctcctcctcctatttctccTATTTCTCCTCCACATCCTCCTTCTCCTatttctcctccacctcttcctatTTCCAAAAAAGCCTCATCCTCTTTCGATTTTGCCTTTCTCGGTAATTTTGGAAGTCTGTTTTTCCTTTAAGAATTCTTCGAACATCTGCTTTAATTTTGATCCATATGCCCATGCCCTCGCTCTCAGATCATACGTAGTTGCATCCCGTCTCATGTCTGTTTCCTCATGCCCACCAGTCATCCCACCCCCCAACCGCCGCCcacgcgaatttttttttttttttttttttttttttttttttttttttgttgttgctcatGCCCAATTTGGGGAGCTTTCTCTCTGCCGCTGCAATGTTCGCCAATTCCCCCTGAAACGCGTGTGTTCTCCGATCCAACCCCAATTCCCAGTCTCTTATTCCTGCCATTCCTGAAGTAATGTTACCCTTGGCCCCACAGGTGACAAACCAACcagaactgataaaaaaatatatatattaaaaagagggTCTTGGCACAGCGAATTGAAATGTCAAGATTTGGTTTGGTACAGCGACATACTAagctttttatttaataaataaataaatcataatttcaaGCTTGGGTTTAATTACCTGACATAttaaaccaaaatataagcttgGGTTCAGTAAACAACTATCAAGACCGGTTTTAATTAGCAGAAGTATCAAGCTGAAGTTCTGTAAAGTGATATTTCATGCTTGGGTTAAGTGTACCAATATATCCTGTCCGGGTTTAGTAAAACGAAATACCAAACTGAAACCTTAGTTAAGTAGAGATATCAACCTACGGTTCAGTCAACTAAGCTAAGATTCAGTCAACCGGAATTAAGCTTGGGATTAGTAAAGCGAAACATGCTGAGGCTCAGTAAACTGAAATTACAAGCCTGGGTTCAGtaaacttgtatctacatttaCACTTGAAGTTAATAAACCTAAATGTCGAACTTTGTTCTGCAAACAAATATCATGACTGGGATGAACGATTGGGTTTATAAAATCAAACTAATGCGATGAGGTTTAGAATCTCAGCTCAGTAAGTCAAGCTTTTAAGTttggaacataaaaaaataaagtttgcatTTTTCAAAGGGAAACAAAATAGCAGGTCAATTAAATCTAAATCATGAGCTGAGTTTTATTAAACCGGATTGCCAACTGTGGACTCAACgtaaccaaaataataaataaaaagactggTTTCATCAAAATACAAACAATGAATTTCTTCAAGAGAAATATCAAGAATGGTTTTATTGCAACCAAACCGccaaaatttatgttttaatgctacacaggccatctctctctctctctctctctctctctctctctctctctctctctctctctctctctcttagcattgccttggttttaaaaagtaaaacttcAAGCTATAGTTCAATGAATTTACGCATTAGGCTGTTTTAAATACCCAATATAGAAAAccttaatttataaataaacaaaaactaaataacaaacgTGAATTCCACAGTTAAATGCATTTTGGTAACCTACGATatttcggaaataaaaaaaaaaaaataaaagctcaaCACTTCAATTCCATACAGTAAAGTATTAAACATGAATTTATTAAATTGAAATAGCAAAACCGACTTTTcataactctaataataataataataataataataataataataataataataataataatatggaaaaactATACATTACTCATaacacttgaataaaataaaaactactgaggacaaagggctgcaatttggtatgtttgatgactggagggtggatgatcaacatgcaaatttgcagccctctagcctcaatagtttctaagatctgagggcggagagaaaaaatgcggatggacagacaaatacccatctcaatagtattcttttacagaaaactacaacctCTGGCATGAGAAAAAGACTATAAGAAATGATATACAATGAAGATAGAATTGCACTCATCGGCAGCCAGTATATGCCAAATACAGAAGCATGATGTTCAGCATAGCCTCATTATTATGTAAgaacaactaaatatatatatatattcatatatatatatatatatatatatatatatatatatatatatatacctatatacatagaTTACTCTAAAATACAGTAGTACAATAGGAAGATAGAAGGTCCCATAAACACTATTTATACGTTGCAACAATGCAATCCAGACgttttcactggtaaaatattttaccagtgaaaagGGGCACAGACGAAAGCGTCTGAAATGTATTGTTGGAACGTGAAATGGTGCTTTACgggccttttatcatatatatatatatatatatatatatatatatatatatatatatatatatatatatatatatatgaatatatacttgtgtgtatttatatatatatacgtattgtatatggccatacatgtatacatgtacgtggggtgtgtgtgtgtgtgagagagagagagagagagagagagccgagatgagaggagagagagagagaatagagagagagagagagagagagagcggaaggcCAAGAATTTACGCTtctctcattaaaaaaacatttaaaaaaacttaacaaaaattttttttaattctcaattttgtataatttgtttttgGTTTCATAATCATCGTGACTAAAATGTTAACATTTCAGCTCTCTTTTAGTTACTTTCCTCGAGGAAGACATTATTTTACTGGTCATTTTTTAAAGTCTTCTCCATTTGCATGGTTTCTGAAGCCGGTCGCAGTCTTCAGGAGCCTTCAGGTTACTCCCAAGCCCATTCCGAAGGCTACCGTGTGTGGAATCTCCcgaagcaagaaaagaaaattggcCTCGGAGCCAAAATGAAGATCTGGGGAATTCCTGGAGCTCTAGTGGCATTATCCAATTCGAAATATTTGATCAGGTGGAAAGAAAGGTAACCATGTTTGCCCTTGGTAAATTTAACTTTGTTGTGAAAAACCTATTGGCTCTGATCCCAACCGGATCAGTGGTACCTTTCATAAATGGAAATTGGATCCGAAACCTCGGATTATTTATTAGTAAACAAGTAGTAGCTCTTGTTCTGGGAGCACTTTTTGGCCGAGCACATCAGTGCATTGAAGACCAGAAGGCGCTCCAGATTGGTCAAGATACTACTGCGCAGAAAAACGACGACGACCTTTACTATGCAACGGAAATGATCTCGCTTTTGAAAGAAGATTGGAAGGATGTAACGTCGAGAACTTTCTCCTCCTAGATGAACTCGAAGATATGAATTTCAACGAGGCTGCTCTGATGAGAAAGAATCAAGATTTACTTGACGAGTTCAAGGATGAAAAGCATAAACgctgaagaggaaaataaactcctgaagaagaaaatagaagagttggaagacgcaTTTTTCCAGAAGGCCAAGGATGTTGAAAATATAAACGAACAACAGCACGGAAGGAGAAAGAATGTGAGAACCATCGAGAAAAACTGGAAGAACTCCAGAACCAAGCTGTGGACAATGACTTCTACTGTGGGTACCTTGAAGAGAAAGGTCAAGGCCCATGAAGCTGAAAGAAAGAAGCATTCCAGGCGACGGCACAACTCGAGGAGAGATTGCAAGCCTCACAGAGAGAAGTATCATTGTTCTCGCACGAAAGGATCTAGGCGATCAGAAGAAAGTACATATCCAGGAAACCACAGTTCAGTCGCTTCCCACggagaatgaaaaaattaatgaggaATTAGAGGAACGAGAACCACCAGTTACCGTGGTATACAATTATATggcaaatgaaaagaataagaatgatGCTCTGATTGAAGAAAACAAGGTCAAAGGAAACATGTTCTATAAGCTAGGACGACTGGAAGAAGCaagtgaatgtttcctcagagtCTTGGATATGGACGACGATCAAGTGGACTGCAGGCGAAGACTGGGATTATGTCTCTTATTGCTTGGCAGACACAGCCAAGCTATGACGCAGCTTGAGAAATTAGGTGATCAAGAAGATTTGGTTGCAGCCGCCAGAACCTTGCAAAGAATGCAACGTCATGGCTGCCCATACTACATCCTAGGTATTGCAGAGGATGCTAATTTGAAGGAAATAAAGTGGGCCTATAGGAAGCGGACACTCAAGTTTAACCCTGATAACTGCCAAGGGTCTAAAGACGAGCGACAACGCAGAATGGATATCATGCACAATGGTCAACTATGCTAATGATCTCCTATTGTGATActgatgaaagaagaaaatacaacgcaGTCAGGGAATTCATCAAGGACCTGGCAGATAGTGTGTTTGAAGATCCTCAGAAGACaatgaaagcaaagaagaagaaacctggaaggacaacgaagaggaagaaaactaaaggaaactagaaagaaacaaacagaagaaACAGCCTGTGATTAACCAAAATTGTGAATGATTTTGTCTTGTCACCAGGTGATGCTGCTGCGGTCGTGTTCTAGAGGCCCTGCGATCTTCTTGGTCCATTTGATGACTTGACTGCAAGATGGTGTTCTGCTGCTCCCCCCGGCAGCAAACAACaatgggaggtccccccacctcctacACACCAATCCTGCAATCAAAACCATCGATGGTTCCAGAaaatcgcaatgcctctggaacacgCACAGGCATCATCAACTGATGACCAGTCAAAATTCCTTCACATGGGTTGTTTCTTTGTAGCGGTAAAGACAAGTCTTGTGAACAGgcttttcatcaggcatccttgGCGATTCTCTCATCTCCCTGATGGAAGCAGGAGGCCCAACtatcaggatgagagccaacagttattcagaggaaggaggaccagctctcaggatgagagccaacagctgttcagagGGTCACAGTGCACCCctctcctgccacatgataccctctAGAATGGGTAACGATACCAAATCACCTATTGGATTATGCACTGCATGTTAAATCACTttttgcatatactgcagtggcaactctggcgcggcgtaaaaacccgtaagttcaatgcttttacatatgcaaattatgggttatgcaatgcataattgggtttgaatacttgcatatactactgtggcaacctctggcgcggtgtaaaaacccgtaagttcaatgccttttatatatgcaaagtatggcttatgcaatgcataatgggttgaataattgcatatactacctgtggcaacctctggcgcggcgtaaaacccgtaagttcaatgcctttcatatatgcagtgtatggcttatgcaatgcataatgggtgaatacttgcatatactactgtggcaacctctggcgcggcgtaaaacccaaagtaagttcaatgctttcatatatgcaaagtatggcttatgcaatgcataatggcttgaatacttgcatatactactgtgggcaacctctggcgcggcgtaaaaaaccccgtaagttcaatgcctttcatatatgcaagtatggcttatgcaatgcataatgggtttgaatacttgcatatactactgtggcaacctctggcgcggcgtaaaaaccgtaagttcaatgcctttcatatgcaaagtatggcttagcAATGCATAATTGCttgatacttgcatatactactgtggcaacctctggcgcgggcgtaaaacccgtaagttcaaatgccttttcatatatggaaagtatggcttatgcaatgcataatggttgaatacttgcatatcctactgtgggcaacctctggcgcggcgttaaaaacccgtaagttcaaatgcctttccatatatgcaaaagtatggcttttgcaatgcataatgggtttttgaatacttacatatactactgtggcaacctctggcgcgcgtAAAAACCTGTTAAGTTCAATGCCCTTTCATATATGCAgtgtatggcttatgcaatgcataatggggttGATACtgttgcatatactactgtggcaaccctggcgcggcgtaaaacccgtaagttcaatgcctttcatatagcaAAGTatggctatgcaatgcataatgctgaatacttgcatataactactgtgggcaaacctctggcgcggcgtaaaaaccccaAATAAGTTCAatggcctttcatatatgcaaagtatggcttatacaatgcataatgggttcaatacttgcatatactactgtggcaacctctggcgcggcgtaaaaacccgaaagttcaatgcctttcatatatgcaaagtatggcttatgcaatgcataatgggttgaatacttgcatatactactgtggcaacctctggcgcggcgtaaaaacctgtaagttcaatgcctttcatatatgcaaagtatggcttatacaatgcataatgggttgaatacttgcatatttaCTACTGTTGGCAACCTCTaagcgcggcgtaaaaacccgtaagttcaatgccttttcatatatgcaaagtatggctttatgcaatgcataatgggttgaatacttgcatatactactgtggcaacctctggcgcggcgtaaaaacccgtatgttcaatgcctttcatatatgcagtgtatggcttatgcaaagcataatgggttgaatacgttcaatgcctttcatatatgcagtgtatggcttatgcaatgcataatgggttgaaatacttgcatatactactgtggcaacctctggcgcggccgtaaaaaatcgtaaattcaatgcctttcatatatgcaagtaggcttatgcaatgcataatggcttgaATTaaattgcatatactactgtggcaacctctggcgcggccgtAAAAACccgaagttcaatgccttttcttATATGCGGTATGGCTTAtccaatgcataatgggttgaatactttcatatactactgtggcaaaaaccctggcgcggcgtaaaaacccgtaattcAATGCCTTTTCATAATATGCAAAGTAGGCTTATGCAATGAATAATGGTttaacttgcatatactactgtggcaacctcgggcgcggtgtaaaaacccgtaagtttcaatgccttttatatatgcaaagtatgctatgcaatgcataatgggttttgaatacttgcatatactactgtggcaacctctggcgcggcgtaaaaacccgtaagtttcatgcctttcatatatgcaaaagtatggcttatgcaatgcataatgggttgatacTTGCATATACTGTGGCCAAcatctggcgcggcgtaaaaacgccgtagttcaatgcctttccatatatgcaaagtatgggttatacaatgcataatggttgaatacttgcatatactactgtggcaacctctggcgcgggcgtaaaaacccgtaagttcaatgccttcatatatgaaaagtatgcttattgcaatgcataatgggttgaatacttgcatatactactgtggcaacctctggcgcggcgtaaaaacccgtaagttcaatgcctttcatatatgcaatgtatggcttatgcaaagcataatgggttgaatacgttcaatgcctttcatatatgcagtgtatggcttatgcaatgcataatgggttgaatacttgcatatactactgtggcaacctctggcgcggcgtaaaaacccgtaagttcaatgcctttcatatatgcaaagtatggcttatgcaatgcataatgggtttgaataattgcatatactactgtggcaacccctctggcgcggcgtaaaaacccgtaagttcaatgcctttcatatatgcagtgtatggcttatgcaatgcataatggcttgaatacttgcatatactactgtggcaacctctggcgcggtgtaaaaacccgtaagttcaatgcctttcatatatgcaaagtatggctatGGCATGCATAATGGCTTGaatactgctattactactgtggcaacctctggcgcggcgtacccgttaaaaaaaaaaaaaaagcatatactACGTGGCaatctggcgcggcgtaaaaaaaacccgtaagttcaatgccttttatatatgcaaagtatggcttaggCAATGCAATAAATGGGTTTGAAACATAACTGTTGCAAAACTTGCCATAcctactactgtggcaacctctggcgctttggcgtaaaaacccgcctaagttcaatgcctttcatattatgcaaagtatggcttggATGCAATTTtttgcataatgggttgaatacttgcatatactactgtggcaaccttatGGCGCGGCgtcgtaaaaacccgtaagttcaatgcctttcatatgtgcaaagtatggcttatgcattgcataatggCTTGAATGCTTGCATATACTAcatgtggcaacctctggccgcGGCGtaaaaaaaccgtaagttcaatgccgttcatatatgcaaaaaaccCAAGTcaatggcttatgcaatgcataatggcttgaatacttgcaatatactactgtggcaacctctggcgtggcgtaaaaacccgtaagttcaatgccaatttcatatatgcaaagtggAATGGCTTAAACAATGCATAAGGGTTAAGGGTTAAGAATATaatcttgcatatactactgtggcaacctctggcgcggtaaAAACCgtaacccgtaagttcaatgcctttcatatatgcaaagtatggctttatgcaatgcataatgggtgaatacttgcatatactactgtggcaacctctggcgcggcgtaaaaacccgtaaggttcaatgcctttcatatatgcagtgTTAGGCTTATGCAaaagcataatgggttgaatacgttcaatgcctttcatatatggcagtgtatggcttatgcaatgcataatgggtttgaataacttgcaatatactactgtggcaacctctggcgcggcgtaaaaacccgtcagttcaatgcctttcatatatgcagtgtatggcttatgcaatgcataatgggttgaatacttgcatatagtactgtggcaacctctggcgcggcgtaaaaacccgtaagctcaatgcctttcatatatgcagtgtatggcttatgcaatgcataatgggttgaatacttgcatatactactgtggcaacctctggcgcggcgtaaaaacccgtaagttcaatgcctttcatatatgaacaaacaaGTAtgttggttatgcaatgcataatgggttgaataattgcatatactactgtggcaaactctggcgcggtgtaaaaacccataagttcaatgcctttcatatatgcagtgTATGGCTTATGCAGTGCATAATggcttgaatacttgcatatactaccgtggcaacccctggcgcggcgtaaaaatccgtaagttcaatgcctttcatatatgcaaagtatggcttatgcaatgcataatgggttgaatacttgcatatactactgtggcaacctctggcgcggcgtaaaaacccataagttcaatgccttttatatatgcaaagtatggcttatgcaatgcataatgggttgaatacttgcatatactactgtggcaacctctggcgcggtgtaaaaacccataagttcaatgccgttaatatatgcatagtatggcttatgcaatgcataatgggttgcatacttgcatatactactgtggcaacctctggcgtggcgtaaaaacccgtaagttcaatgtcttttatatatgcaaagtatggcttattcaatgcataatggattgattacttgcatatactactgtggcaacctctggcacggcataaaaacccataagttcgtGGCAACCTTTggcatggcgtaaaaacccgtaagttcaatgcctcatacagaacgtgcaaaatatttgatcctgGTGTGGCAGGATGGAAGATTCCATCTCTCTTGGCTAGCTATtggagctgagaatggggaagggtccatcccTAGCAAAAATAAAACCCCATTCGATGACACTCCATTGGCGAGGATGCCCCAGGGATGAGATCGCTTCTGATCGCTAAAGGCcctcctattatatatattgtatatgtatatatatgtatataatgtatatatcatatataatacacacataaatatatgtaaatgtatttatatatatatatatatatatatatagatatatatttatatatatatatatatatatatatatatatatatatatttatatatatatatatatatatctatctatctatctatctatattatatatatatatatatatatatatatatatatatatagctgactgtctaagtgagtgtgtgtgtgtgaatgtgtactaaAATGGCTGTCCACG from the Macrobrachium nipponense isolate FS-2020 chromosome 42, ASM1510439v2, whole genome shotgun sequence genome contains:
- the LOC135213303 gene encoding dnaJ homolog subfamily C member 7-like, which codes for MKLKERSIPGDGTTRGEIASLTERSIIVLARKDLGDQKKVHIQETTVQSLPTENEKINEELEEREPPVTVVYNYMANEKNKNDALIEENKVKGNMFYKLGRLEEASECFLRVLDMDDDQVDCRRRLGLCLLLLGRHSQAMTQLEKLGDQEDLVAAARTLQRMQRHGCPYYILGIAEDANLKEIKWAYRKRTLKFNPDNCQGSKDERQRRMDIMHNGQLC